In a genomic window of Oncorhynchus keta strain PuntledgeMale-10-30-2019 chromosome 28, Oket_V2, whole genome shotgun sequence:
- the itprid1 gene encoding uncharacterized protein itprid1 isoform X4, which translates to MDVLNLWSDDPEEVLLDLGFGCDEPDISGRIPARFINNQSSARGINIQVFLDAQKNRMDIENPDVSNRFRQLEVLQQVTTAFSSLVGGASTDSLSESGVPALASAEAREKRKRMGMLLRRVSRKTLSQTQIQTQDSQDTNPTPHSPVAHLQQPLAGPPDRRTHLKRARQGLAESICLTPLVEEQGLASEAPEPHSVPQEGALRLEVGKEYPPLISSGIPTRKKSPGEARESFEMEEIQSFDEGSISGSYMGASDTTAVCVMRTNSCQSDSSGFLEEPFIPSITQHPSPGPELMKALSGISGGSTDSQITVKGASPPSSPPSTSLDPFPPSLSTCHPRPESPLYRPETTSPTEETPRHQDSPTPHSLLSDALEMTNSAFGARPSLMENTVTEEDGFSSACCAPCHKPDSPLRHVIIIMKTDRETEHFTLESEEADPIGGEEKAIAEQSGNVQTGTEAVGDQDTDCYGSHEGSLMDSVALVQMKKEMKMEVEISSGLEGPVLGPVAVPEVVDQGSETGSVCQDRSSEDPLLGSDPNLSAVLSPASPLPPAEPLSASCLPTAELLSASSPPPVHWETGGSEISEASSSLVVQEPVPPLNQPTNPSTDLPPGPALTSPSEQVSLPSPASSPPPSPSPASCPHQPPASAFLAASNSSPTQSHSPIPNHSLSALTTTPILSSIPNSPSAHSLTVAPSQAPTPLVPHSGAFRSGRSVSVQMPSSLPSVSHSALRRGAVPHTPSPLGPSFEPLPLTDLMIRQRRNSFSRKAWSDADVSHFAEHRNTAVAMGKADMTPETISLPSPCPSPSMSSSNRWLSRDGSRRSGSFQMKSTSLDTGLWQEEVGEEVGDEDRRWERALFSGLSCCCSCDNRCRCCSQNNCHKPSSVSAFPYSLDELEGMMHCMRKFRCVLTDIEEQLSEDQASVYSSLSDTDREEVRDVLELRKAVKREAGELELQLTDLVHRYDDSFKMKMHRLLDEQSHLYTQLRLLPLIPTTTSTPGSASSRSMATQCCLLPWLPLTDMSRPRPSSQATWDLESRSALPDSGSMGQRLKHGSTGTKPDKLDIVGFIQRLKESIRHSVNTDSLE; encoded by the exons ATGGATGTGCTGAATCTGTGGAGTGATGACCCAGAGGAGGTCCTACTAGATCTGGGCTTCGGCTGTGACGAGCCTGACATCTCTGGACGGATCCCAGCCCGCTTCATCAACAACCAGTCCAGCGCCCGGGGAATCAACATCCAGGTGTTCCTGGACGCCCAGAAGAACCGCATGGACATAGAGAACCCTGATGTCAGCA atagGTTCAGGCAGTTGGAGGTGCTGCAGCAGGTTACCACTGCGTTCTCATCCCTGGTCGGTGGTGCGTCTACAGACTCCCTCTCCGAGAGCGGAGTTCCAGCTTTAGCTTCAGCCGAGgccagggagaagaggaagaggatgggcATGCTGCTCCGCCGGGTCTCCAGAAAAACCCTCAGCCAGACCCAAATCCAGACCCAGGACTCCCAGGACACAAACCCAACTCCCCACAGTCCCGTAGCCCACTTACAGCAGCCCCTGGCCGGCCCCCCTGACAGGCGGACCCATCTGAAACGAGCCAGACAGGGCCTGGCTGAGAGTATATGTCTGACCCCACTGGTAGAGGAGCAAGGCCTAGCCTCGGAAGCACCAGAGCCCCACTCGGTCCCCCAGGAGGGTGCGCTCAGgctggaggtggggaaggagtaTCCACCCCTGATCTCCAGTGGTATTCCAACCAGAAAGAAAAGTCCTGGGGAGGCCAGGGAGTCGTTTGAGATGGAGGAG ATCCAGAGCTTTGATGAGGGCAGTATTTCTGGGAGCTACATGGGAGCATCCGACACCACAG cagtgtgtgtgatgAGGACTAACAGCTGCCAGTCTGACAGCAGTGGTTTCCTGGAAGAGCCCTTCATCCCGTCCATTACCCAGCATCCCTCACCTGGACCCGAGCTCATGAAG GCTTTGTCGGGAATATCTGGAGGCAGCACTGACAGCCAGATCACTGTAAAAGGAGCTTCACCCCCCTCGTCCCCCCCATCCACTTCCCTGGAccctttccctccttccctctccacgTGCCACCCAAGACCCGAGTCTCCTCTATACAGACCAGAGACAACAAGCCCTACAGAGGAGACACCCAGACACCAGGATTCCCCCAcaccccactccctcctctctgatgCCTTGGAGATGACTAACTCTGCGTTTGGAGCCAGGCCAAGCCTAATGGAAAACACTGTCACTGAGGAAGATGGATTCTCTTCGGCCTGCTGTGCACCTTGTCATAAGCCAGACTCTCCGTTACGGCACGTTATTATTATCATGAAAACAGATAGAGAAACAGAACACTTTACTCTGGAATCAGAGGAAGCTGATCcaataggaggagaggaaaaggccATAGCGGAACAAAGTGGTAATGTTCAGACAGGAACAGAGGCTGTTGGTGATCAGGACACCGATTGTTATGGGTCACATGAAGGCTCTCTGATGGACTCTGTGGCTCTGGTGCAGATGAAGAAAGAGATGAAGATGGAAGTAGAGATTAGTTCTGGTTTGGAAGGTCCAGTGTTGGGTCCTGTCGCTGTTCCTGAGGTGGTGGATCAAGGCTCTGAGACTGGATCTGTTTGTCAGGACCGGTCCTCTGAAGATCCTCTATTAGGATCTGACCCTAACCTCTCAGCAGTGCTaagccctgcctcccctctccccccagcagaacctctctctgcctcctgtctcccCACAGCAGagcttctctctgcctcctctccccccccagTGCACTGGGAAACAGGTGGCTCTGAGATTTCAGAGGCATCCTCAAGCTTGGTTGTCCAAGAGCCTGTCCCACCACTAAATCAACCAACAAACCCATCAACAGACCTACCTCCAGGCCCAGCTTTAACCTCACCTTCGGAGCAAGTGTCACTTCCATCCCCAGCCTCTTCCCCACCACCATCTCCGTCCCCAGCCTCATGCCCACACCAACCTCCAGCCTCAGCTTTTCTGGCAGCATCCAACTCATCTCCAACACAATCCCATTCCCCAATCCCAAACCATTCTCTATCAGCCCTAACCACAACACCAATCCTATCCTCAATTCCAAACTCACCATCAGCCCATTCCTTAACCGTAGCGCCATCTCAAGCCCCAACCCCACTCGTCCCCCACAGTGGTGCTTTCAGGTCAGGCCGATCTGTGTCTGTCCAGATGCCCTCCTCCCTGCCATCTGTCTCCCACTCTGCCCTCCGGAGAGGTGCTGTCCCCCACACCCCCTCCCCGCTCGGCCCTTCCTTCGAGCCCCTCCCCCTGACTGACCTGATGATCCGGCAGAGGCGGAACTCCTTCTCCCGGAAGGCGTGGTCAGACGCTGATGTCTCCCACTTTGCAGAACACAGAAACACTGCGGTTGCCATGGGAAAGGCAGACATGACACCTGAGACGATATCCCTCCCGTccccctgcccctccccctccatgtCCTCGTCCAATCGGTGGCTGTCTCGCGACGGTTCACGAAGATCCGGAAGTTTCCAGATGAAGTCCACCTCCTTGGACACTGGGCTGTGGCAGGAGGAAGTGGGGGAAGAAGTGGGGGATGAGGATAGACGGTGGGAACGAGCCCTGTTCTCTGGGCTttcctgctgctgctcctgtgATAACCGCTGTCGCTGCTGTTCTCAGAACAATTGCCACAAACCGTCCTCCGTTTCAGCTTTCCCT TATTCACTGGATGAGCTGGAGGGGATGATGCACTGTATGAGGAAGTTCCGCTGCGTCCTGACAGACATCGAGGAACAGCTGTCAGAAGACCAGGCCTCGGTGTACAGCTCACTCTCTGACACTGACAG AGAAGAAGTGCGAGACGTCTTGGAGCTGAGGAAAGCTGTGAAACGGGAAGCTGGAGAGTTGGAACTGCAGCTCACCGACCTGGTTCATCGCTATGACGACAGCTTCAAAATG AAGATGCACAGACTACTCGATGAACAATCTCACCTCTACACCCAGCTAAGGCTCCTGCCCCTGATCCCCACAACCACATCCACCCCTGGTTCTGCCTCCTCCAGGAGCATGGCCACTCAGTGCTGCCTGCTGCCCT